The sequence below is a genomic window from Streptomyces sp. NBC_00582.
CAGCAGGGCCACGGACCGGGCGAGGTCGGCCCGGTGGGTACGGCCGCCCGCCGAACGGCCGGGGTGGGCCGCCGTCGCGCACAGCCCGCCGAGGAGGAACACGGCCGCCGGCAGCAGGACGAGCAGGGTGCCCGGCCAGGGCCACAGCGCGGACACCGCCGCGATCAGGGCGGTGAGGGCCAGGTACCCGGCGCGGGCCCGGGCGAAGTAGAGGGGCCGCCCGGCGGACACCCGTCGCAGGGCCTCCTCGGGGCAGGCGCGTTCCAGGTCGTGCAGGCGGGCGGCGGCGGGCACCGGTGCGACCCGCTCCGCGAGCGCGGACAGCCGTGCCGCGACGGCCCGCAGCGGCTGCCCCGAGGTGAGCAGCCGGGTCGCGAACCCCTGGAGCCCCCCGCCGGGGTCGCCGGCGCGGGACGGGCCGTCCGGCGGGGGCAGTTCGATGCCCGCGTCGGCGAGCCGGCCGAACGCCTCGCCGGAGGGGATGCCGGGCGAGCCGGTGTCGCGCAGCACTCCGGCGAGACTCTCGCGGTGGCGGCGCAGCGCGTCGACGGCCCGTTCGACGGCCCGGGGCACCTCCGCGGCCGTCCTGCGCCCCGTCAGCAGCGCGGTGGCGGAGGCGAGGTCGGCGCGGGCCTCGTCGAGGGCGCTCAGGGCCTGGACGCACGACCGGTGGGCGGCCTCGGCGGGCCCGCCGGCGCGCAGCAGCGAGGCCGTGAACCGTTCGGGGCCCGGCCCGAGCAGTCCGGCGAGGGCCGGCGGCAGGTCCTGGGCGGCGGGCTGGGCGGCGCCCGGTGCGTCGTCGCCGGCGAACCGCGTGAGGGCGGTCCGCCAGGCGCGTTCCCGTACGGCGGCCGACAGATCGTGCTCGAGGACCCGCAGGGACAGGGCGGCCACGGAGACCTGGGTGCCGCGCAGCTCGGCCAGCACCTCGTCGAAGACCTCCGGGATGCACAGCACGTCGGTGAGGGCGAGGAGGGCGGCCTCCCTCTCTCCGTCCGGGTCGTCGGTGCGGGGGTCGTGGCCCGCGCGGGGGTCCGCGGCCCAGAGCACCCCGGTGCCCGCGGACCGCAGGACCGATGCCAGGCGCAGTCGGCGGCCGGCCCCGTCGGTGACCGGCACGGCCGCGTCCCGGGAGTCGGGCAGACCGCCGACCACGAGGCAGAGCAGCCCCACGGAGCCGAGCGTCGGTGAGGCGGTGACCAGCTCGTACGCCTCGGCGTGAGCGGTCAGTCCGTCCGGGGTGTCGATCACCAGGAACCGCAGGTCCTCGCTGCCGGTGCGGCCGCCGCCGGGCAGGCGTTCGGCCACCGTGCGGCGCAGCGCGGCGCCTTCGTCGGGGACGTCCCTGCCCTCGCGGAAGTCGAGCACCACCACGGGGGCTCCCGTCGTGCTCACGCGTGGTCCTCCCAGTTCTCCGGTCCGTCCCCGGCGGTGCGCGGCGCGGAGTCCTCGTCGGGCCAGTCGGCCTCGCCGTCGGTGCCGGCGACGCCCCAGGGGGCCGCCGATCCGCCACCGGGCCAGCCGGCGTCGGGTTCCGTCTCGTGGGGGTAGACGGGGTAGTCGGGCGTGCGGGCCGCGGCGGGGGCCATCGCGGGGCGCCCCGCGGGGGCGGCGGCCGGGGTGGAGGCGTGGGCCGGGCGGGCGGCGGCCCGGCCGGCGGGCGGCGCGGCCGGCACGACGTCGTCGGTCGCGGGCCCCCAGGGATCGGGGGCGCCGTCGCGGTCGGCGGGCCAGGGCTCTCCCGGACGATCCGGGTACCGCTCGCCGCGCGGTCCGGGCGCCGTCCGCGGGTCGGGGCCGGTGGCCGTCCGGTCGGGCCGGGGGCGGGGTTCGGTGCGGCCGGGTGCGGAGGGCTCCGGCCAGTCGGAGTCCTCGGCGGCCTGCGCGCCGTACCTGCCGTCGGCGCGCGGGGCGTCGGGGGCGGTGCGGTCGGCGCCGGGGGGCCGGAGGCGGGTGGGTCCGGACGGGCGCCGTGTGCCGGGCGGGCCGGCCGGTGGAGCGGCCGGTTCGTGACCGGGGTATTCGTGACCGGGGTAGGGACCCCGCTCGGCGGACGTGTCCCGGGCGCTCCCGGCGGCCGGGGCCGTGGGGTATCCGCCGGGCGCGGAGCGGGCCGGCGGGACGGTGCCGGGGTGGCCGTGCCCGGTGCCCGCAGCCGCCGTACGGTCCCAGGGGTCGCCGCCGCGGCCGGGGGGCGGGGACGGGCGCCGGGGGCCGTGGTCGGTCTCCCCGCTGTCCCAGGTGACGTGGGAGTCGTGGGAGGGGCGGGGGTCCCAGGAGGGGGCGGTGTCCCACCCGTCCCGGGTGCCGTGGCCTCCCTCGTCGTACGGTGCGCGCTCCTGCGTGCGGCCCTCGCGCATCCACTCCTCGAGCTCGCGCAGGCTGGGGTGGGCGACCTGTTCGCTGTCGGGGAAGGGCAGGTCGAGCGCGCCGGGCAGGGTGTCGGCCCAGAACTCCCGCAGCGGGCGCACCCATTCGGCGACACGGGCGCCGTAGCGCCGCTCCCGGTCGTCGAGCAGGGCGAGCTGACGGGGCGCCACCTCGTGGACCAGCTTGAGGTAGAGCTCCGAGGGTTCGCTGCCGGAGGTGCCCAGGCCGTGGGGCAGTACGTTCATGACCACCCCGCAGTAGCTCTGCACGATGTTCTCCTCGGCGAGCAGGGCCCAGCGTTCGTACGCCCGCAGCAGGCCCGCCCAGCTCGAGACGCCGTCCTGGTACTCGTCGAGCCGGAGCTGGATGCCGGGGGCGTCGGAGCTCCGGTCGTCGTGCAGCCGGATGCGCAGCCGGACCGGGGAGGCGGGGTCGCCCTGGAAGTCGACCTGGCCGTTCCACAGCGCGCACAGCAGCCGGTGCAGGATGTGCCGGCGGTCCTCCGCGGTGCTGGCGAGCCAGTGGTCGCGGTGTCCGAGCCGTTGCCGCCAGCGCAGCACGTCGTCGTCGCGGCGGCTGTCCTGGGCCCTGGCCCACTGGCGCAGCACTTTGCGGGCCTCGGGCACCTCGGTGAGGCTCATCTCGCTGCGGAACAGCACCACGGTGATCGAGTCGGTGTCCACGGCGCGGAACTCGATGGTGCGGCGGCTGTCGCCGGGCAGTCGCAGTTCCTTCTCGAGGTGGTTCTCGACGGCGACCCTGCTCTGGGTGCCGGGGTAGGTGATGAGGACCTTCAGCCGGCCGTTGCCCTCGGGGGTGAACGCGGCCGGCAGCAGACCGGCGAGCTTGTAGCCGAACTGGTCGAGCGCCCGCTTGCTGACCTGCTCGACCGCCTCCCCGTCCCCGGCGGCGGCCGACAGGAGGGTGCCCATGCGCGGCAGCAGGGCGCGGGCCCGCTGCTGGCCGGGGCGTTCGGCGAACAGGCGCTGGATCCGGTGCTTGAGGGCGGCCTTGACCTCGGAGACGGCGGCGGGCGGGGAGTGCCGGGCGGTGGCGAAGGCGGCCCGCCGCAGGTCGGCGTCGACGAGTTTGAGCAGCAGCGCGGCCTCGTCCCCGTTGGGTCCGAGCTGGTCGCTCTCGGCCAGACGTTCCATCAGGGCCTGGTAGAAGCGGCCCAGGTTCCCCTGCGGGGGCAGCAGGTAGGAGACGCCGGTGCGGTCGTCGTACAACTCCTTGACCTGGGCGGCGTAGGCGCGCGGCTGGTCGTCGACGTGTTTCTGGAAGGCCTCGCCGAGGGCGCGGGCGTCGTTCTGGAGGGCGACCGCGGCCTGCCGCCAGCGGGGCTCCTGCTCGTTCCAGGCGCGGTGCCACACGGCGCGGGCCCGCCATTTGTACCAGCGGTCCTGGTCGGCGATGACGGCGGCCACCTCGTCGTCGCCCCAGCGCGGCCGGGACAGTCCTCCGGCCCGCCCCCGGATACGGGGCACGGACGGCGGCTGGAGGTCCACGCCCCGGGGGCGGCGGGGGTCCTGCCGGCGGTTGTCGAGCATGCCGAGGAAGCCCAGCTTGGCCACCTCCTCCGGGTCGCCGGGCACTCCCGCGATAACCCGGTCGAGGGTGAACAGGTCGACCTGGTGCAGCAGTTGCTCGGCGGCGGAGCGTGGCGCGAAGCTCTCCACCAGGGTGGGCATGCGATGGGCGACGCGCCGTTCCAGGTCGGCGAGCAGCCGGCGCATCTCCTCCACGCGGTTGCGCAGGGCGTTCTCGATCTCGCCGCTGCCCCGGGGCAGCGGGTCGGGGTCGGGCACCTCGAGGGGGTCGCGGCGCCACAGCTCGCCGAGGCCGGCGGCGGTGAACATCTCCCTCACCAGCGGTGCCGTCTCCTGCGGGCCCTGGGCCGTGGTGTCGGTCAGCCGCTGGACGGCCTGGGCGAGCATGCGGGCGGCGACCAGTTCCGCGAGTTCGTCCAGCGGCGCGGTCATGGAGGCGACCAGGCTGGTGGAGATGCCCTGCCGGCCGATGCCCGTGGCGGAGCGGGTGCGGCGGCTGACGTCGCCGTTGACGAACGTGGCGGCGAAGGTCTGGAAGTCGTCGTCGCGTCCGCCCTTGCCGTCTCCGACGTTGACGTCGGTGCCGACGAGGGAGAGGACGAGGGAGACGATGGAGCGGCGCAGGTCGTCCGGGCGGATGCCGGCCGTCGGGCTGAACAGGAACGCCGTGGGCACGGTGCCGGGCCGCAGCGAGACCGGGTGGACCTGCGGGTAGCGGATGCGCAGGGACTCCTGCTGTTCGGTGTCGCCGAGTTCGGTCCCGGCATCGGGCGCGTTCTGCTCGTCGACGAGCCGGGACAGGTCTACCACGGCGCGGGCGGCGTTGAGTTCGGCCTCCCGGCCGCCGCCCTTGGCCTCGGGGAACGCCGACGGCATGACCACGAGGGGGTAGATCCGGGCGCCCTTGAACCGCTTGTCCTTGAACGCCTGCCCGATCAGGTGCAGATAGTCGAGGAAGATGCCCGCGCCGGTGCCGCCGGCGACGGAGAACGCCACGAAGACATCACAGCCGCTGATGGTGCCGCCGCCCACCTCCTGGAGCTCGCCTCCGGAGCCGGCGATGGCGTCGATGGCGCGGTGCAGGGGCGCCACGACCGGGGCGGGGCCGTTGCGGAGGGTGGCGAAGAGCGCGGCGCGGCCCACGGTGGGCAGCTGGCCGGCCCCGTTCTTCAGCGGGGTCACCTTGGGTTCGCCGGAGTGCGGCGGCAGCCAGTCGGCGACCTCCTCGCGGAGGATGGCGCGCAGCATCCTCGTCACTTCGGGAGAGCTCTCGAAGTCCGCGGGCAGCAGGTCGTGGGTGGCGCGCGCGGTGCGGGCGTACGCCTGGCGCAGGGACGCGTCGGCGCTCAGGTGCGGCAGCCGGGCGAGTTCGGACTCGCTGTAGTCGGCGTACACGAACTGCAGGCAGCTCGGCAGTTCGTAGGGCAGGCGTCCGCCGCTGCCGGTGAGCGCGGTGCCGTCGGGGCCGCACAGTTCGGCGCGCAGCCGGCGTTCGAGTTCGGCGCCGATGAGGCCGCCGGTGCCGCCGAGGCCGACGAACAGCATCGGCTGGAAGATCTTCATCGTTCGGTTCCCCCCTGCCGGGTGCTGGCGCACGCCGGCGTCGGTGAGTGCCCAGGCCCGGGTGCGGGCCTGACAGGGGCTGTGGGGTGGGTGTCGGGGGGCCGGACCGGTGTACGGGGGTCCGGCCCCGGTCGTCACAGGGCGTCGCTGAGGTCGTCGTCGTAGGAGGACCGGCTGTGCGCGTCCTGGCCGGTGGGCTCCCGCTCGTCCCGGCCCTGGCCGCCGGTCCCGGTCGGGGTCGTGGGCCGGCGGGGCACCAGGCGGGTGAACCACCGCGGGACGCCGGGTGTACGGTTCCCCGGCGCGCCGCCGGTGCCGCGGTCCACGCGCAGCACCACGTCGCCCTCGAGGGGGACGTCGTCGCCGAGGCGGATGTCCTGGGTGCCGCCGCCGGGGGTGCGCAGCCGGGCGCCGCGGGGGTGGCGCTGGAGGGCGTACGGGCCGGCGGGGCGCGGGTCCAGCCGGGGGTCGGTGCCGGGCTCGTCCAGGACGTCGAAGCGGTACCAGGGGCCGCGGCCGTGGGGGACGAGCAGTTCGCTCGCCGTCCGTTCTCCCGCGCCGCCCCTCATGGTCAGCCGCAGCCGGAGGCCGCCCGGGTCGACGTAGGTGATGCGCTGCCGCCACTGCCACACCGGGAAGGCGAGGAGGCCGAGCAGCAGGATCGCGGCGGGGACCAGCGCCCACCACCAGGCGTCCCAGACCCGGCGCCACCAGGGCGGCACGGTGGTGACGTCGACGGTGACCAGTTTCGCGTCGAGCGGCCGGGTACGGTCCTCGCTGTCGACGGTCTCGAGCCGGGCCGTGATCCGGTGGGGCCGCTGTCCGGCGCCGACGGTCAGCCGGCCCGTGCGGGTGACGGACCCGCCGGGGGCGACGGTGATCTCCGACGGGGAGAGCGTCAGCGCGCCGGGTTCGGCGTCCCGCAGGGACAGCCGCAGGGTCCGGGGCTCGCCGGAGTCGTTGGAGGCCATCAGGGTGAAGGGGACGCTGTCGCCTGCGTGCGCCTCGGCGTCGTCGACCCGGAGTTCGGCGCGGACGTCGGGGTTGACGGGGGCGGTGCGGGTGAGGAAGGGGCGGTGGTCCGCGGTGAGACCGACGGCGCCGAGGACGCCGACGGCGGTGAGCGCGCCGTCCGCGGTCCTCGGGATCCGCACGGTGCCCGTGAACCGGCCGTCGCCGGCCTTGGTGTCGCCGTTCTCGCCGGTGTCGTCGAGGTCGAGGGCGCGGGGCGCGAACCCCTCGCCGGTGAGCCTGCCGGAGACCTTGAGCCTGCGCAGGTCCCTGGCGTCGCCGACGCCCGCGCCGTCGCGGGTCTGGAGGCTCAGTTCGACGCGGGCCGTCTCGCCGGGGCGGGGGGAGGCGGGGGTCATGACGATGGACGAGCGGACGGCGCCGCGCCACTGGACGGCGACGCTCGCGAGCCGGTCGCGGTGTCCCTCCGGGGCGTCCAGGCGGACCCGCCAGGTGCCGGGCCGCGGGTCGGTGATGCGCAGGGACTCCACTTCGCCGCCCGCGCCGGCGAGTTGGAAGGTGGAGCCGTCGGCGCGGGTGCCGGGCTCGACCTTCCTGCCGCGCGGGTCGTAGTAGGTGGCCTTCACCGCGGGGTCGCCCTTGGAGACGACGACGGTGGCGAGGGTGGCGAGCGGGGACAGCCGCAGGGAGATGTCGGCGGGCGGGGTGTCCTCGACGGGCGGGTCGGTCACCAGGCAGCGGGCTCCGGCGAAGGCCCGTTGCACGGCGTTGCCCAGGGTCGTGGAGTCGGGGACGACGGCGGCGCGCGGCCGGGCCGCGGGGAGGTCCACGCACCCGCCGCGGTAGCCGCCGGCCGCCATGGCGGCCAGGGCCTTCTCGTCGATGGCGTCACCGAAGCCGAGGGGCCAGATCTGCACCTTGGCGCGGGCGGCCTCGGCCAGGGCCTTCGTCAGTTCCTGCGCGCCGTTCTTCGCCCGGCTCTCCTCGTCGGCGCCGTAGGCCGGGCTGTCGGCCACGTCGAGCTTGCCGTCGGTGAGCAGGAAGAGGATGCGCGGCCGGTCGCCGGTGTGCTCGCCGAGCCGGGTGACGGCCTGTCGGATGACGGCCGGGAAGTCCGTGCCGGTGCCCGTGCCCTTCTCCCGTCGTGCGAGACGGTCGATGCACTCGCCCGCCTTCTCCCGGGCCACCGGGTCGAGTTCGGTGGTGGGGCAGACCTCGTCCACCGGGCTCTGCTCGTCGTTGTCCGCGCTCGCGAAGCCGAGGACGGTGAGGCGGGACTTCTCGGAGATCTCGCCGACCGCGATCCGGCCGGCGGCGTCCCGTTCGCGTTCGACGTCGGAGGCGCGCAGGCTGCCGGACTCGTCGACGGCGACGGCCAGTTCCACCGGGGCGGAGACGTCCGGCGCGGCGACGGGTCCGGCCGGTATCGCGCTCGCGGTGGCCGGTGCCAGCAGCAGCGCCGTCAGCAGACCGGCGGTGCGGCGGACCCGCGCTCGGCGGGCCCCTCTCGCACCCCGCGGGCGGACCGGTCCGCCGCGCGCCGATCCGGTGATGTGTGAGTTCACGTCCTCCCCTTTACCATCCTGTTACTTCATGAAATGTCGGGCGCACGACCCGCGTGCGTTCCCGTCGTCCGGGGCGTCCGCGCGCCGTGTCGTATGCCGTGTGTCAGCTGTTCCGAGTGGCCGCGTGACCGAGTGGCCGCGTGACCGAGTGGCCGCGTGGCCGAGTGGCCGAGCCGGTGGGCCCGGTGGCCGGTCAGCCGATCAGCAGTCCGGCGGTCGCAGCCAGCGCCCCCGGCAGCAGCCAGCCGACCCCCCGGCGGATGCAGCGGTACTTCTCGACGAGGATGTGGCTCATGTCCACCGCCTGCGTCAGCAGCCAGGCCGTGAGGTCCTCACAGGCCCTGGTCACCGCATCGGCCACCCCTTGTTCCCCCGAGGCCCCATGGACCGCCACGACATCGGCGAAGAAGGTGATGCCGGGGCCGACCCGCTCAGTTCCGCTCTGCGGCAGCATCGCTCGAACGAGTGATGTCGAGCCGATCAGCCACATCAGCGCGCCTGCTCCCACCAGCACCAGGGACAGGGGGGAGGGACGGGCGGGCAGCCGCTGTCCCACGCCGAGCAGCAGGGCCGGGACGCTCAGGGCGACGGAGAGCAGCACCGACGCCTTGACGTCGGCCCGTCCCACGTCCTCGCGGACGGAGGCGAGCAGCCGTTCCGCCACGTACCGGGTCTCCCCCGCGGCGGGGATCGGCGCCGCCGGGGCGCCTCCCGCGGTCATCGCCCGTGGCCCGGGGCACCGTGCCCGGGGCGCGGCGACTCCCGGCTCCAGGGGTCGTCCCCGGGGCCGTCCGACCAGATGTCGTCGTCCTCGTCGTCCGGCCGGGGCGACTGCGGCGCCGCGGCGGGCCCGCCGTACGCCGGGGGCCCGGCCGGTGCGGGGGCGGGCTCCCGGCGCACCGCGTACGCGGCCCGGTCGTCCGGGTCCCCCCACCAGTCGTCCTCGTCGGTCCGCGGCACGAAAGCCCCGTCGACCACCCGCCCCGACACGACCCCGTCCCCCCGACGCGTCCCCCGGTCGTCCTCCGCGCGCCACCCGCCGGTCTCCCCCGCACCGGCGCCCGGGTCCCAGGATCCGCCGGGGCGCCGGTCCTCCGGAGCGGACTCCCGGCCCGCACCGCCGGAACGGGTCACCGCACGCGCCTCCCACGGCTCCGGCCCGACACCGCCCCTCGGCCCGGACGCCGAGCCGGCACCGCCCGAAGCGCTCGCCGCGCGCGCTTCCCACGCCTGCGGTCCCGAGCCCCGGGAGCCGCCCCCGCCGGTGTCCGCCGGGGCCGTCGGCTCCTCGTACGACCGGTCGGGCCAGGCCCGTTCGAGCTCACGGCGTGGCACGGCCGCGCCCGGGACGGCGGGGCCGGTGGGAGCGGGCGGGAGCGCGGGGACGACGTACTCGCCGGGGGCCGGGTATCCGTGCGTCTGGTCCGGGAGCGCCATGTGCCGGATGTAGGCGTCGAGTTCCGGGGTGTTGATCCGTCCCTCGCGGGCCATCCGGACGAGGAAGTCCCGGTTCTCGCGCTGTTCCTCCGCCTTGTTCTCCAGCATCATGCGGACCAGCTCCCCGACCTCGCGGCTGTCGCCGGAGGCCATGAGGTAGGCGAGGCGCTCCGCGTCGGTGCCCTGGGCCAGCCGCGCGAACCCGGCGAAGCGGCCGGCGACGCGCTGCGCCTCGGCGTCGTCCGAGCGCGCTCCGGCGACGAAGTCGATGTGCGCGCGGTCGGTGCCGACCTCGACGAACACCTGGGTCCGCAGCCCCACCTCCCGTCCGAGGTCGGCCCACTTCCCCGCCGCGACCTCGGCCCGTACGGCCCGGTTGGCCTCCTGGGCGTGGTGGACGGCGTACCGGCCCGAGACGTCCCTCAGCCGGTCGACGATCTCCGGCCCGAGGTCCTGTTCCACGCTGTAGAGGCGCTTCTCCGCCACCAGCCGGTAGTCGGTCACCTCCCAGCGCAGCTTCACCCGCGTCTCGAAGAAGGTGGCGGCGCCCAGCGCGGGCAACTCGACGTCGAACGCGGTCACATGGCGGCCCCGGGCGATCTCGCAGACGCTCGTGGGCCGGGCCCATCTGCCGCGCCGGTCCGTGTGGTCGGCGCCCTGCGCGGTGATGACGCTGCATCCGCCGTCCTGGTAGAAGAGCACCGACGCCACCTGTACGCCCGCGTGCCGGAACCCCCGGTCCCGCAGCAGCCGTTCCCTCAGGAACGGTCCGGCCACGTTCTCCGGGATGACCAGTTCCTCCTCGGGACCCACCGTCATCTCCGCTCCTCCCCCCGGCCCATGGGGCCGCTGCGTGTCGCGGCCATCGAGGCCAGCACATGGCGCTCGAAGGCCTCGGTCATCGGTTCCTCGGGCGCCGCGCACAGGGTCCGCAGCAGCCAGCGCACCCGCGCGGCGTCGCGCCGGTCGCGGATCATCCGGGGCAGCAGCCAGAGCAGCGCCCGCAGGATCTCGCCGGGAGGCGTCGTCGTGCCGTCCCCCGCCGTGGTGGGGCGGGGCTTCTCCCCGGACTCCCCGTCCCGCTCGAAGACATAGGCACGCGCGCCCCCCGCGTGGCCCGGGAGCGCCGCGTCGGCCTCGGCCGCTCGCAGCCACAGGCACAGCCCCTCGGTGGCGGCCTCGGCCGACAGATGGCTGTCGAGCGCCCGCCACAGCAGGTCGGCGAGCGGTTCGGCCGCGCTCTCCACCGACACCGCGACGGCCAGGGCGAGCGGCCAGTGGATACGGCGCGCCAGCTCGGCGTCGGTCCGCGCGGTGGACGCCCGTGGCACCGGCGGGCGAAGGGCCGGTACCAGGCCGCCCGCCCCGCCCCGGGGGTCCGCGCGGCGCCGGCCGCCTTCCGCGCGGGGCACCGCGGGGAGCCGGCCGGACACCCCGGCGGTCAGCCGGACGGCGGACGCCGTTGTCTCCGGGGGCGTTCCGTCGGCGGGTGGATGGTCGTCCGGTCCTTCGGGCTGCCACATCTCGTCGGTGCGTGCGGAGAAGAGCCGTACGGCGCTCAGCAGCGCCAGGTGCAGCCGCTCGCCCGAGGCCTCCTCGGCCCACTCCCGCAGCACGGTCGCCGTCTCGCCGGCCCGGCTGCCGGCGGCGAGCCGGGCCACACCGTAGGACGCGACCAGCGACTGAGCGCCGTCGTCGCGGCTGCCGATGGCGCAGAGCTGCTCCAGCGCGGTGCGGGTGTCGTCGACGACCCGGCCGAACCCGAGGGTGAGCGCGGCCGTCCACCGCAGTGCCGCCACCGGCGCCTGCGCCCAGTCCGCGACGACGGCGCGGACCGCCGAGCGGTAGGGCTCCCGGCCGGCCGCCTGGCCGAGCGCGGTCGCCGCGAAGAAGCGGCGCCGGAGGTCGCCCGCGACGGCCGGCGGCCGGATCAGTTCCGTGAAGCCGTAGCCGAGGTCGGCGGTGGCCAGTTCACCGGCCACCACCGCGGCGCGGACCCACACCTGGGGGCGGGCGTCACCGGCCAGTGCCCGCAGCCAGCGCACGACGGGGGCGCGGGCGGCGTGGTGGCGGTGCCACACCTCGGCCAGGACCGCCCCGGCGAGCGCCTCGCCGCAGTACGCGACGGTCCGCACCGGCACGGGCACTCCGCCGACGGACTCCTCCTCGCCCTCGTGCAGTCGCGCCCGGCAGGCGGCGAGGAGGCCCTCGAGGTTCTCGGCGAACACCGGCCGCCCGTGGCGGCGCTCCGGCGCGCGGGCGGTGAAGATCTCCTGAGCGAGGAGTTCCGCGGCGTCCGCGACCGCGCTGAACGCCTCGCCGTCCAGCACGGCGAGCGCGATCCGGAACGCGGCCTCCCGTACCTGGGCGCGGTCGTCGTCCGCGCGCTCGCCGCCCGCCGCACCACCGCGGTCGCGGTCGCGGATCGGCTCGGCCGCCGGCGCGGGGCCGGCCGTGCCGGCGAACCACTCCCGGGCCTGCCGCCGCGCGACCTCGGCGCAGGCGTCGAGGAGTTCCGCGCGGCTCATCCCGCCGCGGACGTGCCGTGCCACCAGGGCCGCGAGGTACTCCGTCTCGGACGGGCGCAGCGCCTGCGGCCGGATACCGAGGGCGCTCCGCAAGAGGGGGTGGGCGAGGATCTGCTCGCCCCGGGACAGGGCGTCGGCGTCGGGTTCGTCGGCCAGGTGCCGCATGAGCTGCCACGCGAGCAGTTCCTCGGCGGGGGCGGGCGGGCAGGCCCGTCCGTAACGGCCCGTCAGCAGGTGCCCGCCCGGTGAGGAGGGCGAGACGACGAGCACCGCGAAGGCGTGGCGTGCGGCGAGGCGTGCGGCGAGCGCGTCGAGATGGAGTTCCTGCGGCGCGGTCCAGTCGCCCGGTGTCTCGGGGAGCTCCACGATGAACCCACCCCCGGCCGGGACGCCCTCGGCGAGCGAGTCCGGGTCGCCGGAGATCAGTCCGAGGTCGGACGGGGCGAGCCGGGTGACGCGTCCCCGCGCCGCCGCGGTGTCCGACCCGGAGCCGTCCCCCGCACCCGCGGCGGAGAGCTGTTCGCCGGTGGCGGCGGTGAGTTCGTCGAGCAGGCAGAGCCCGGTGGTCAGCCGTCCGGTGCCGGGCGGGCCGCCGAGCACCACGACATGGCGGGCCCGCAGCGACTCCTTGAGGTCCGGGTAGCCGACCGGGGGCCGGTAGACCTGCCGCAGCCGGTCGAGTTCGTCCTCGGGAACGGTCCCGAAGACGGGGGCCGCGGTGTCCCGGGACCCGACGTAGACGTCACCGAAGTGCGCGTGGCCGAAGCGGCTGCGGTCGAAGACGCTGCTGTTGCCGCGGATGTCGAAGCGGGCCTGTGCGGCACGCTGGGCGCGGGCGGCGGCGCGGGCCTCCCCGGGGCCGCCCTCGTCGTCCAGCGGGCCGCGCGTCGCCTCGCGGAAACGCTCCTCCTGACGGAACCGCCACTCGGCACCGTCCGTCGGTCCCTGCGCGTGCGGGTCCTGCCGGTCGTCGTCCCGGCCGTCCTCGCGGTCGGCCTCCCGGTCCCGCTCGTGTCCCTCGGCACCGCGCGCCGCCGCGCCGTCGTGGTCCCGGCCGGCGCGCGCGTGCCGGTCCTGTCGGTCCTCCCGTGCCCACTCCCGCTCCTGCTCCCGCGGTGCGGGGACGGGGGCGGGGGCCGAATCCCGGGCTCCGAGCGCCGCGGGCCCCGCGCCGTCGTCCTCGCCGTTCAACGGCCCCCCTCGGAACCGCCGTCGTCCGCTGCGCGGCGGTCCGCGCCGTGCCGGTCCGTCCCCGGGGATCGCGTGCTCGGTCGTTCGCCGGCCGGCGTGCCGCCGAAGTGGACCGGCGCGTGGAACACGGCACGGTCCTGGACCACGCTGGGCCCTCCCTCGACACGGATGTCCCACCGGCCGCCGCCCGCCTCCTCGCCGTCCGGCCGGCTGCCGTCCGGCCGGCTGCCGTCCGCGGAGGACCGGCCGCCGGCGGACGGGGCGATGTCCCCCGGGCCCGCCCGCCGCGTCCGGTCCTCCGCTGCGGCCCCCGCGGTCGCGCCGCCCCCGTGGTCCCCCGTGGGCGCGTCCGCGGGCGGGGCGCCGAGACCCTCGTCCCCCGGAAGTACGGGTCTCGGCTCCCCCGGTACGTGGAACCACGCGGTGACGGGCCCCTCCTTGAGGGTGATCCGTGCCGTGCGGTACCAGGAGGGCTCCACGAAGCGCCCTCCGTGTCGGACCACGTCGCGGTGGAGGGACTCGGACACCACACAGACCAGATCGTGTCCGGAGCGCTCCAGGA
It includes:
- a CDS encoding vWA domain-containing protein, with the translated sequence MNSHITGSARGGPVRPRGARGARRARVRRTAGLLTALLLAPATASAIPAGPVAAPDVSAPVELAVAVDESGSLRASDVERERDAAGRIAVGEISEKSRLTVLGFASADNDEQSPVDEVCPTTELDPVAREKAGECIDRLARREKGTGTGTDFPAVIRQAVTRLGEHTGDRPRILFLLTDGKLDVADSPAYGADEESRAKNGAQELTKALAEAARAKVQIWPLGFGDAIDEKALAAMAAGGYRGGCVDLPAARPRAAVVPDSTTLGNAVQRAFAGARCLVTDPPVEDTPPADISLRLSPLATLATVVVSKGDPAVKATYYDPRGRKVEPGTRADGSTFQLAGAGGEVESLRITDPRPGTWRVRLDAPEGHRDRLASVAVQWRGAVRSSIVMTPASPRPGETARVELSLQTRDGAGVGDARDLRRLKVSGRLTGEGFAPRALDLDDTGENGDTKAGDGRFTGTVRIPRTADGALTAVGVLGAVGLTADHRPFLTRTAPVNPDVRAELRVDDAEAHAGDSVPFTLMASNDSGEPRTLRLSLRDAEPGALTLSPSEITVAPGGSVTRTGRLTVGAGQRPHRITARLETVDSEDRTRPLDAKLVTVDVTTVPPWWRRVWDAWWWALVPAAILLLGLLAFPVWQWRQRITYVDPGGLRLRLTMRGGAGERTASELLVPHGRGPWYRFDVLDEPGTDPRLDPRPAGPYALQRHPRGARLRTPGGGTQDIRLGDDVPLEGDVVLRVDRGTGGAPGNRTPGVPRWFTRLVPRRPTTPTGTGGQGRDEREPTGQDAHSRSSYDDDLSDAL
- a CDS encoding tubulin-like doman-containing protein gives rise to the protein MKIFQPMLFVGLGGTGGLIGAELERRLRAELCGPDGTALTGSGGRLPYELPSCLQFVYADYSESELARLPHLSADASLRQAYARTARATHDLLPADFESSPEVTRMLRAILREEVADWLPPHSGEPKVTPLKNGAGQLPTVGRAALFATLRNGPAPVVAPLHRAIDAIAGSGGELQEVGGGTISGCDVFVAFSVAGGTGAGIFLDYLHLIGQAFKDKRFKGARIYPLVVMPSAFPEAKGGGREAELNAARAVVDLSRLVDEQNAPDAGTELGDTEQQESLRIRYPQVHPVSLRPGTVPTAFLFSPTAGIRPDDLRRSIVSLVLSLVGTDVNVGDGKGGRDDDFQTFAATFVNGDVSRRTRSATGIGRQGISTSLVASMTAPLDELAELVAARMLAQAVQRLTDTTAQGPQETAPLVREMFTAAGLGELWRRDPLEVPDPDPLPRGSGEIENALRNRVEEMRRLLADLERRVAHRMPTLVESFAPRSAAEQLLHQVDLFTLDRVIAGVPGDPEEVAKLGFLGMLDNRRQDPRRPRGVDLQPPSVPRIRGRAGGLSRPRWGDDEVAAVIADQDRWYKWRARAVWHRAWNEQEPRWRQAAVALQNDARALGEAFQKHVDDQPRAYAAQVKELYDDRTGVSYLLPPQGNLGRFYQALMERLAESDQLGPNGDEAALLLKLVDADLRRAAFATARHSPPAAVSEVKAALKHRIQRLFAERPGQQRARALLPRMGTLLSAAAGDGEAVEQVSKRALDQFGYKLAGLLPAAFTPEGNGRLKVLITYPGTQSRVAVENHLEKELRLPGDSRRTIEFRAVDTDSITVVLFRSEMSLTEVPEARKVLRQWARAQDSRRDDDVLRWRQRLGHRDHWLASTAEDRRHILHRLLCALWNGQVDFQGDPASPVRLRIRLHDDRSSDAPGIQLRLDEYQDGVSSWAGLLRAYERWALLAEENIVQSYCGVVMNVLPHGLGTSGSEPSELYLKLVHEVAPRQLALLDDRERRYGARVAEWVRPLREFWADTLPGALDLPFPDSEQVAHPSLRELEEWMREGRTQERAPYDEGGHGTRDGWDTAPSWDPRPSHDSHVTWDSGETDHGPRRPSPPPGRGGDPWDRTAAAGTGHGHPGTVPPARSAPGGYPTAPAAGSARDTSAERGPYPGHEYPGHEPAAPPAGPPGTRRPSGPTRLRPPGADRTAPDAPRADGRYGAQAAEDSDWPEPSAPGRTEPRPRPDRTATGPDPRTAPGPRGERYPDRPGEPWPADRDGAPDPWGPATDDVVPAAPPAGRAAARPAHASTPAAAPAGRPAMAPAAARTPDYPVYPHETEPDAGWPGGGSAAPWGVAGTDGEADWPDEDSAPRTAGDGPENWEDHA